The genomic segment AGGGCGGAACGGGGAATCGGGCGACCCGAGACGGGCCGCCCGATTCTTGCGCGAGAGGATGTCAGCCGTTCGCGGCGACGTCCTCCTGGACCTTCTTGAGCGAGGAGACGAGGTCGGCGACCGGCGTCTGCAGCGCCACAGCGGTGTCACCCGACGAGGCGAGCAGGCCCGCCTGTACGTCCTCGTTCGTCTGGAAGATCTCGACGAGCTTGAGGTAGGTCTCGTTGTCGGCGTCATCGGCGCGGGCAGCGAAGATGTTCACGTAGGGCAGCGCGTTCGGGTCGCTCGGGTCGTCCTGCGCGATGGCGTCGGCGAAGGTGAGCCCTGCGGCCTCGACGAAGTCGTTGTTGAGGATGGATGCCGCGACGTCGGGCAGCGACGTGGGGAGGATCGCCGCCTCGAGAGCGACGACCTTCACCTTCGATGCGGACTCGTCGATGTCGGCGAGGTCGGAGAAGATCGTTCCGCCGCTGGTGAGCTCGATGAGGCCGGCCGACTGCAGGACGAGCAGCGCGCGCGCCTGGTTGGATGCATCATCCGGCACGGCGACCGTCTCGCCCTCGGGGATGTCGTCGACGTCGTCGTACTTCTGCGAGTAGAGGCCGAGCGGGTAGATCGCCGTCGACCCGATCGGGGTGAGGTCTTCACCGGAGGCCTCGTTGTACTGGGCGAGGTAGACGATGTGCTGGAACTGGTTGAGGTCGAGCTCGCCCTCGGTGAGGGCGGGGTTCGGCTGCTCGTACGAGCCGAAGTCGACCAGCTCGACCGTGATGCCCTCTTCGGCGGCGGCGTCGACGAAGGCGGGCCACTGCTCGTCGGACTTGCCGACCACACCGATGGTCACGGTCTCGTTCGCGTCGCCTCCTTCATCAGCGTTTCCGGAGGCCGTGGCGCAACCGGCCAGGCCGATCACGAGAGGGAACGCCGCGAGTGCGGCGACGGCGGAGACGATACGACGGGACATGGATGGTGCCTTCCTTGGTGGGATGTCTCCACGCTAAGCTCGTCCGTTCGGCATCGCGGAATCGCACCGTCACAGAGCGTCACGGTGTCACAGAACGGTCACATGTCAGTCGAGCTGCTCGCTGAGTTCGAGCCAGCGCAGCTCGCTCTCCTCCACCTCGGCCTCGAGCGCGCCGATCTGCTTCATCTTCTCGGCGAGGCCCTCGTAGTCGGACTGATCGTGGTCGACGAGCGCGTGCTTGGCCTTTTCCACCTGCGCGGTGAGTTTCTGGATCCGGCGCTCCAGCGCCGAGACCTCCTTCTGCGCCGCCCGCAGGTCAGCACCGCTCAGGCGGGGCGTCGTCGCCTCCGCCGCTCCCGTCGATCGGGTCGGGGCGTTCTGCTCCGCCGCCCGAAGGCGCAGGTACTCGTCCACGCCGCCGGGGAGATGGCGCAGA from the Microbacterium ginsengiterrae genome contains:
- a CDS encoding MetQ/NlpA family ABC transporter substrate-binding protein is translated as MSRRIVSAVAALAAFPLVIGLAGCATASGNADEGGDANETVTIGVVGKSDEQWPAFVDAAAEEGITVELVDFGSYEQPNPALTEGELDLNQFQHIVYLAQYNEASGEDLTPIGSTAIYPLGLYSQKYDDVDDIPEGETVAVPDDASNQARALLVLQSAGLIELTSGGTIFSDLADIDESASKVKVVALEAAILPTSLPDVAASILNNDFVEAAGLTFADAIAQDDPSDPNALPYVNIFAARADDADNETYLKLVEIFQTNEDVQAGLLASSGDTAVALQTPVADLVSSLKKVQEDVAANG